A window from Triplophysa dalaica isolate WHDGS20190420 chromosome 3, ASM1584641v1, whole genome shotgun sequence encodes these proteins:
- the LOC130417847 gene encoding SLAM family member 5-like, with protein MCAMMVSQLLLSYALLIYNTGFSAGDIVYVETGASVQLNIQREKLPAEFDDISWKNEKSQNLVKYLIKSNDVKPHSTYIDRVDFNTETFSLTLKNMQKIDSGIYRAIASSENDINIAEHKVSVIDAVKAPVLTLNSNWSITEPCNFTCTADNLTIINYYSTSCSDEVKSSGIYNLNLKCNDDLIICNHSNPVSWKNDTNTVQQLCNVIPENITSGSGSVLLHWLIPLFSFLLLGLFGVVGFYFYKNRKVHLLNAQHRESTVYAEVEEKQSQSLLEMKGSANAQTLYKPAEMELGVTMAISQTTPDPESTNENPPAAGKPVTVYSTVQRHAIPPPSESEKTVYGVVKRPLVGCESVNSQ; from the exons ATGTGCGCAATGATGGTGTCGCAGCTGCTCCTGTCATATGCTCTGCTCATTTACAATACAG ggtTCAGTGCTGGAGACATTGTGTATGTGGAGACAGGAGCTTCTGTTCAACTGAatatacagagagagaaactaCCTGCTGAGTTTGATGATATATCCTGGAAGAACGAAAAATCTCAGAATCTagtgaaatatttgattaaatcaaatgatgtaaaacCCCACTCTACCTACATAGACAGAGTGGATTTCAATACAGAAACCTTCTCTCTAACACTAAAGAACATGCAGAAGATTGACAGTGGAATCTACAGAGCAATAGCAAGTTCagaaaatgatataaatattgCTGAACATAAAGTGTCTGTTATAg ATGCAGTGAAAGCTCCTGTCCTGACTTTAAACTCTAACTGGTCCATCACAGAACCCTGTAACTTTACATGTACAGCAGATAATCTCACAATCATCAACTATTACAGTACCAGCTGTTCTGATGAAGTGAAATCATCTGGAATCTACAATCTAAACCTGAAATGCAATGATGACCTCATCATTTGTAACCATAGCAACCCTGTCAGCTGGAAGAACGACACAAACACTGTTCAACAGCTCTGCAATGTCATTCCAG AGAACATAACCTCTGGTTCAGGATCTGTACTTCTCCATTGGTTAATTCctctttttagttttttgttattGGGTTTGTTTGGAGTGGTTGGCTTTTATTTCTACAAGAATAGAAAAG TGCATCTTTTAAATGCCCAGCATCGTGAAAGCACAGTCTACGCAGAGGTTGAG GAGAAACAATCACAAAGCTTGTTGGAGATGAAGGGATCAGCAAATGCTCAAACCTTGTACAAACCTGCAGAAATGGAGCTTGGTGTCACCATGGCAATCAGCCAGACCACACCTGATCCTGAATCTACAAATGAA AATCCACCAGCAGCAGGTAAACCAGTCACTGTCTACAGCACCGTTCAACGGCATGCAATACCCCCACCATCTGAaagtgaaaaaactgtttatggTGTGGTAAAAAGACCCTTAGTTGGTTGTGAATCTGTGAATTCACAATAA